The Methylomusa anaerophila genome has a segment encoding these proteins:
- a CDS encoding lipopolysaccharide biosynthesis protein: MSNIKKFVKSSIVYFIGNVLSRLSTFFLLPLYTKYINPADYGYYDVSIAYLSVFTSAMFLDIWVAIMRYMFDYSDGQLKYKPIYNGAIIMFCSFSIYGILALALNTVVEIRYLLLIVIYGIFVCMQNFFSYIARGFGENMVFAGSGLAGTLVNVLSNVVFIVYMKMDYSCLYISFVIGTIVQIVIIETKVKVISNFKTSYIDKKLIISMAKYALPLCLNSVSFWFLTNYNKVVIANQLTTHENGLFAVAGKFAFALTLVSSCFNLAWQEMAFDRGSNGSDIGKFYSTASDLFLRFLLCGTIMLIPIVAIIFPFMVAPMYSESRNIVPMYLLGTMASIYSQFLGNIFGALKQTKTIFISTVFASIVNILVIHSLIGALGVLAATVSLFVGYVVNIIIRVIFLNKKIDFNVNYKLILLTSPIIIFAIHIYANMSLVANYVMLLFAVLFTLYYLKTYIIKILNKVRVRRIRIEN; this comes from the coding sequence GTGAGCAATATAAAAAAATTCGTAAAGTCGTCAATAGTCTATTTTATTGGTAATGTATTAAGTAGATTGTCAACCTTTTTTTTGCTGCCCTTATATACGAAATATATAAATCCGGCGGATTACGGATATTATGATGTTTCAATAGCCTATTTAAGTGTATTTACATCTGCCATGTTTTTAGATATTTGGGTTGCGATCATGCGATATATGTTTGATTATTCGGACGGGCAGTTAAAATATAAGCCGATATATAACGGCGCCATTATCATGTTCTGTTCTTTCAGCATATACGGAATCCTGGCTTTAGCCCTGAATACAGTTGTTGAAATCAGATACCTCCTCTTAATAGTTATTTATGGTATTTTTGTTTGTATGCAAAACTTTTTTTCATATATTGCCCGGGGATTCGGGGAGAACATGGTTTTTGCCGGATCGGGTCTGGCAGGCACATTGGTAAATGTGTTATCAAACGTTGTTTTTATCGTGTATATGAAAATGGATTATAGTTGTTTGTATATTTCTTTTGTTATTGGCACTATCGTTCAGATAGTAATAATTGAAACTAAAGTCAAAGTAATTTCAAACTTTAAAACGAGTTATATTGATAAAAAACTGATTATCAGCATGGCCAAGTATGCCCTCCCTCTATGCCTCAATTCCGTATCTTTTTGGTTTTTAACAAACTACAACAAGGTAGTTATAGCTAATCAATTAACTACCCATGAAAACGGTCTTTTCGCTGTTGCCGGCAAATTTGCTTTTGCCTTGACCCTTGTGTCGTCGTGTTTCAACCTTGCATGGCAGGAAATGGCGTTTGACAGAGGCAGTAACGGCAGCGATATCGGCAAGTTTTATTCCACTGCCAGTGATTTGTTTCTAAGATTTTTGCTTTGCGGTACCATTATGTTAATACCTATCGTTGCGATCATATTTCCGTTTATGGTTGCGCCGATGTATTCCGAATCCAGAAATATAGTCCCCATGTATTTATTGGGTACCATGGCCAGCATTTACAGCCAGTTCTTGGGAAATATTTTTGGGGCCTTAAAGCAAACAAAAACCATTTTTATTTCTACTGTTTTTGCGAGTATTGTTAATATTTTGGTAATCCATTCCCTGATAGGTGCATTAGGCGTTCTTGCCGCTACCGTTTCGCTGTTTGTCGGGTATGTGGTAAATATTATTATCCGGGTGATTTTCCTTAATAAGAAAATTGACTTTAATGTCAATTATAAACTTATTTTGCTGACATCGCCCATAATAATATTTGCTATTCATATTTATGCTAACATGAGTTTAGTTGCCAATTATGTAATGCTTTTGTTTGCA
- a CDS encoding glycosyltransferase family 2 protein — protein MKMPLLSIIIPIYKVEKYLNECIDSVLKQSFTDYEIILVDDGSPDNCGKICDHYAQTDKKIKVIHKENSGVSETRNIGIDNSCGQYLMFLDGDDFLVDGCLELMKDTIISNEKTDIFIGQSMIVYDDDKKHFFLQDSFDAEAINKLQKKEILVYIFGTVKDIVWAVWRNVYRRELVISNGLYFDKKLICAEDGDWHIKAMLAAEKISAFKLPLVNYRRRFGSALLSKSNQRKVMSELQVYKKWFDYFNTCDFEEKYKKVITGRFANLFINQFGVIDFENKAEKKDVVNFIAHNSYILNSSHIRGTKHKASVLVCQLLGINLGIWCLTRLRIARNKITNRRWG, from the coding sequence ATGAAGATGCCGCTGCTTAGCATAATCATTCCCATCTATAAAGTCGAAAAATATTTAAATGAATGTATAGATAGCGTACTTAAGCAAAGCTTTACGGACTATGAAATAATATTAGTGGATGATGGTTCCCCTGATAACTGCGGAAAAATTTGTGACCATTATGCGCAGACGGATAAAAAAATAAAAGTTATTCACAAAGAAAACAGCGGCGTATCCGAAACCAGAAATATCGGCATTGATAATTCATGCGGCCAGTACTTAATGTTTCTGGATGGTGACGATTTTTTAGTCGACGGCTGTTTGGAACTTATGAAAGATACGATTATTAGCAATGAGAAAACGGATATCTTTATTGGCCAGTCGATGATTGTTTATGATGATGATAAAAAGCATTTTTTTTTACAAGACAGCTTTGATGCTGAAGCCATTAATAAATTGCAAAAAAAAGAAATATTAGTATATATTTTTGGTACTGTCAAGGATATAGTCTGGGCCGTTTGGAGGAATGTCTATCGCCGCGAATTAGTAATCAGCAATGGATTATATTTTGACAAAAAGTTGATTTGCGCCGAGGATGGGGACTGGCATATTAAAGCAATGCTTGCCGCTGAAAAAATTTCCGCTTTTAAACTCCCCCTTGTTAATTATCGGCGTAGATTTGGTTCGGCCCTTTTATCAAAGTCAAATCAGAGAAAGGTAATGTCTGAGTTGCAAGTGTATAAAAAATGGTTCGATTATTTTAATACCTGTGATTTTGAGGAAAAGTATAAAAAAGTTATAACGGGAAGATTTGCCAACTTATTTATTAATCAATTTGGCGTTATTGATTTTGAAAATAAAGCAGAGAAAAAAGATGTGGTCAATTTTATAGCACACAATAGCTACATTCTTAATTCTAGTCATATACGCGGCACTAAACACAAGGCATCCGTATTAGTATGCCAATTGCTGGGTATAAATCTTGGCATTTGGTGTTTAACCCGGCTTAGAATCGCCAGAAACAAAATTACAAATAGAAGATGGGGCTAA
- a CDS encoding EpsG family protein — MLSELETIFLYISIIIGATLFALIPTFINSRILKYACLGLSFLVAWIPAAIRYGTGTDYFAYIEKYYEVTFYPQTFLEIIQGREPVFNLLNFLVKWNFNDPQYIFVISSFLLLIFIYRMVEDQSKKINMGLAVFIFMTLFYFASYNILRQYLAMGLVFYSYKYLVEKDFFKFAFLVATASLFHLTALIILPMYFLTGKYRKILLAVYIGAILMIMSFYSVFLQSVTSFEIFERYSVYTPDTDRLLGLGQIIMRLPILLPLLFYSKRIIALNKGYEAYFNFIIIDPFLGVLTYITPNANRIAFYFSLAYILLLSVFPRIFKRPYSYYAYAYVIFYCFAYWILFYIVRGVNNTVPYQFTWFIW, encoded by the coding sequence ATGCTAAGCGAACTAGAAACAATATTTTTATACATTTCAATAATTATAGGAGCGACTTTATTTGCATTAATACCTACTTTCATTAATAGTAGAATACTCAAATATGCCTGTCTGGGCTTATCATTCCTTGTTGCCTGGATTCCGGCGGCTATAAGATATGGTACCGGCACAGATTATTTCGCTTATATTGAAAAATATTATGAAGTAACTTTTTATCCGCAAACTTTCCTGGAAATTATTCAAGGCAGAGAGCCGGTATTCAATCTATTAAATTTTTTGGTGAAGTGGAATTTTAATGATCCGCAATATATTTTTGTCATAAGTTCTTTCCTATTGTTGATATTTATATACAGGATGGTTGAGGATCAGAGCAAAAAGATAAATATGGGATTAGCCGTATTTATCTTCATGACGTTATTTTACTTTGCTTCTTATAATATTTTGCGACAATATCTTGCGATGGGTCTTGTGTTTTATTCCTATAAATATTTAGTTGAGAAGGATTTTTTCAAATTCGCTTTTTTAGTTGCCACTGCCTCTTTATTTCATTTAACAGCATTAATAATACTGCCAATGTATTTTTTGACAGGTAAATACAGAAAAATATTGCTGGCCGTTTATATCGGTGCTATTCTAATGATCATGTCTTTTTACAGCGTCTTTCTGCAAAGTGTTACTTCATTTGAAATCTTTGAGCGCTACTCTGTCTATACTCCCGATACGGATAGATTATTAGGGTTAGGACAGATAATAATGCGTCTGCCAATCTTATTACCGTTGTTGTTTTACAGTAAAAGAATTATTGCTCTTAATAAAGGCTATGAAGCTTATTTTAACTTTATAATTATTGATCCGTTTTTAGGTGTTCTTACGTATATTACGCCTAATGCTAACAGGATTGCATTTTATTTTTCTCTGGCATATATTCTTTTATTATCAGTATTTCCCAGGATCTTTAAGCGGCCATACTCGTATTATGCGTACGCTTACGTAATTTTTTACTGTTTTGCCTATTGGATTCTCTTTTATATTGTCAGAGGAGTAAATAATACTGTTCCTTATCAATTTACATGGTTTATATGGTAA
- a CDS encoding glycosyltransferase family 4 protein — protein MKVSFFHDHPFVVSKNVYYTHGGLMRALWKRYLECFQEIIVATRRREVESIVDKKLAVANCEHVFFEPVYYYNQGSNLIFKYDKIKNQIKTVLEKTDCAIIRLPSIIGLIACHEAIKMKKPWAVEVVGCTWDTYWNHGTIAGKIVAPVMYLLNRHYIKKASHAIYVSEQFLQERYPAQGIQAGCSDVVLAEVSPDVLKARLDKIEQGFNNRPIKFGLVGSLNIAYKGHETAIKALAAVKTKIPPFKLRFLGGGSGEKWQALAAKCGIADNVEFCGTLPSGEPVLNWMDDTDIYLIPSLQEGLPRALVEAMSRGCPALGARTGGIPELLPEECIHNRKDWEKLGKDIIRLVNDPDKLKQYATENFNTAKKYTNNLLDKRRSSFWMDFRQYVQQYGN, from the coding sequence ATGAAAGTCAGTTTTTTCCATGATCATCCTTTCGTTGTTTCAAAAAATGTATATTATACCCATGGGGGACTCATGCGCGCCCTTTGGAAAAGATATCTGGAATGCTTCCAGGAAATCATCGTGGCCACAAGGCGCAGGGAAGTAGAATCCATAGTTGATAAAAAGCTTGCTGTAGCCAATTGTGAGCACGTATTTTTTGAACCTGTATATTACTATAACCAAGGAAGTAATCTGATTTTTAAATATGATAAAATAAAAAACCAGATAAAAACGGTATTGGAGAAGACAGATTGCGCGATTATCAGACTTCCCAGTATTATTGGCCTTATTGCCTGCCACGAAGCGATAAAAATGAAAAAACCCTGGGCGGTGGAGGTAGTGGGATGTACGTGGGATACTTACTGGAATCATGGCACAATTGCCGGCAAGATAGTTGCGCCGGTTATGTATCTGCTTAACCGTCATTACATAAAGAAAGCAAGCCATGCAATATATGTGTCGGAGCAGTTTTTGCAGGAAAGATATCCGGCCCAGGGGATTCAAGCCGGCTGTTCGGACGTGGTTTTAGCCGAAGTATCCCCGGATGTGCTAAAAGCAAGGCTGGACAAAATTGAACAGGGCTTTAACAACAGGCCGATTAAATTCGGGCTGGTAGGGTCGCTTAATATTGCTTATAAAGGGCATGAAACCGCCATCAAGGCGCTTGCTGCCGTTAAAACTAAAATTCCCCCTTTCAAACTGCGATTTTTAGGCGGCGGCAGCGGCGAAAAATGGCAGGCGCTGGCAGCAAAATGCGGCATTGCCGATAATGTGGAATTTTGCGGTACCTTGCCCAGCGGTGAGCCGGTGTTGAATTGGATGGATGACACGGATATCTACCTTATCCCCAGTCTGCAGGAAGGGCTTCCCCGGGCGCTGGTTGAGGCCATGAGCCGCGGTTGTCCGGCGCTGGGGGCCCGCACAGGCGGCATTCCCGAATTGTTGCCGGAGGAATGTATCCACAACCGCAAAGACTGGGAGAAATTAGGAAAAGATATTATTCGTTTAGTGAATGATCCCGACAAGCTGAAGCAATATGCAACTGAAAATTTTAATACTGCCAAGAAATATACCAACAATTTGCTGGATAAGCGCCGGAGCAGTTTTTGGATGGATTTCCGGCAATATGTACAGCAGTACGGTAATTAA
- a CDS encoding acyltransferase, with translation MSGNKSGRNIFEKCSFIINLAVSFFKLMPNGVNRFIWNWIEGWRGICWIGLRYCILKASSAHCGNNVFVGPFVEINNWHNLKTGNNVSIHSHCVIEASGGVEIGNDVSIAHACSILSENHSWGNPDIPIKYNDKILEKVIICDDVWVGCGCRILAGVNIGKRSIIAAGAVVTKNVEGNVIYGGVPAKKIKQI, from the coding sequence ATGAGTGGGAATAAGAGCGGAAGAAATATCTTTGAGAAATGTTCTTTTATTATTAACCTGGCAGTTTCTTTTTTCAAGCTGATGCCCAATGGGGTAAACAGGTTTATCTGGAATTGGATAGAAGGCTGGCGCGGAATTTGCTGGATAGGTTTAAGATACTGCATCCTCAAGGCCAGCAGTGCCCATTGCGGTAATAATGTCTTCGTTGGACCCTTTGTTGAAATCAACAATTGGCACAATCTTAAAACGGGAAATAACGTCAGTATTCATTCCCATTGCGTTATTGAAGCAAGCGGCGGTGTGGAAATCGGCAACGATGTATCAATTGCCCATGCCTGTTCCATCCTTTCGGAAAATCATAGCTGGGGCAATCCGGATATTCCGATAAAATACAATGATAAAATATTGGAAAAGGTAATAATTTGTGACGATGTATGGGTCGGCTGCGGCTGCAGAATATTAGCCGGCGTCAATATCGGCAAGCGCTCAATTATTGCGGCCGGCGCCGTGGTGACGAAAAATGTTGAAGGTAATGTTATTTACGGCGGCGTACCGGCCAAAAAGATTAAGCAAATTTAG
- a CDS encoding acyltransferase produces MLYITAAIRIIYNFIRLTILKLFHFHGVFFRPLQLLSVRTSIDIRGRKSRLVLGNRVSARPGVTLAIRDGSLEIGDNVFFNKGCFITCHDHIKIGNDCLFGPNVIFYDHDHIYGPGKIVNKEKYTTAPVELGKNILIGANSVILRGTKIGDNCVIAAGTVVKGEIPADSIVYQKKELIIRPVVSLEPKGIS; encoded by the coding sequence ATGCTTTATATTACCGCGGCTATAAGAATTATCTATAATTTTATCCGGCTAACGATATTGAAATTGTTCCATTTCCACGGGGTGTTTTTTAGACCATTGCAGTTGTTATCTGTCCGTACTTCTATTGATATAAGAGGCAGGAAGTCCCGACTTGTTTTAGGCAACCGGGTAAGCGCCAGACCGGGTGTAACCTTGGCCATCAGAGACGGAAGTTTGGAAATAGGAGATAATGTATTTTTTAACAAAGGCTGTTTTATTACTTGCCATGATCATATTAAAATTGGCAATGACTGCCTGTTTGGACCCAATGTAATATTTTATGATCATGATCATATATATGGGCCTGGTAAGATAGTAAATAAAGAAAAATATACAACAGCTCCGGTGGAATTGGGCAAGAATATTTTAATCGGCGCAAATTCTGTCATTTTAAGGGGCACGAAAATTGGTGACAATTGTGTTATTGCTGCCGGAACAGTCGTTAAAGGGGAAATTCCGGCGGACAGCATTGTTTACCAGAAGAAAGAATTGATAATAAGGCCTGTAGTTTCGCTGGAGCCAAAGGGGATAAGTTAA
- a CDS encoding glycosyltransferase family 4 protein — MKKTKIAHIMTINWNMEKLLIDKMVGLKEKGYDVELISSGGEYVEKIRNRGFVYHTVYISRKIEPVKDLQSIYKLYKLFKTQKYDIVHTHTAKAGFTGRIAAKLAGIPLIIHTTHGLPFYEGQSKWKYNFYRLLEKFAATACHYIFNQNYDDYYKVINNSIKDEKHVYYEGNGVNVKRLNAIAQAVNVEEKKKELGLAADSFIIGYFARFEPVKGHKSFICAVEKLVADYKNVVCILGGRGPLEDEIKELVTAKKLDKHFKFLGFRDDVHELLKITDLVVLASEKEGIPRILMESMCIGTPVVATNVIGTKELVVDDECGLLVEYLDVDGLYNAMKTIYAHPEKRRQFVQNGKERIIKEFNEDVVVKRIHDKYQEILGNQRLKTV; from the coding sequence ATGAAAAAAACTAAGATTGCCCATATAATGACTATCAACTGGAATATGGAAAAACTTCTCATTGATAAAATGGTTGGGCTGAAAGAAAAGGGTTATGATGTGGAATTGATTTCATCCGGTGGTGAATATGTAGAAAAAATCAGGAACAGGGGTTTTGTTTATCATACTGTCTATATTTCCCGGAAGATCGAGCCGGTAAAGGATCTGCAATCGATTTATAAGCTCTATAAGCTTTTCAAAACCCAAAAATACGATATTGTGCACACTCACACCGCCAAAGCGGGTTTTACCGGGCGTATCGCAGCCAAACTGGCCGGGATTCCGTTAATCATACATACTACCCATGGCCTGCCGTTTTATGAAGGGCAAAGTAAATGGAAGTACAACTTCTACAGGCTTCTTGAAAAATTTGCCGCAACGGCCTGTCATTATATTTTTAATCAGAATTATGATGATTATTACAAAGTTATCAATAATAGCATTAAAGACGAAAAGCATGTATATTATGAAGGCAACGGAGTTAATGTAAAACGGTTGAATGCCATCGCGCAGGCAGTTAATGTCGAGGAGAAAAAAAAGGAGCTGGGTCTTGCCGCAGATAGTTTTATTATCGGCTATTTCGCAAGATTTGAGCCGGTTAAGGGACACAAGAGTTTTATTTGCGCAGTGGAAAAGCTTGTTGCCGACTATAAAAATGTGGTTTGCATACTAGGCGGACGAGGTCCGCTGGAAGATGAAATCAAGGAGTTGGTTACTGCCAAAAAATTAGATAAGCATTTTAAATTTTTAGGTTTTCGCGATGATGTGCATGAACTTTTAAAAATTACCGACCTTGTCGTGCTGGCATCGGAAAAAGAGGGGATTCCAAGAATATTGATGGAATCCATGTGTATCGGAACACCGGTTGTCGCTACCAACGTCATCGGCACAAAAGAGCTTGTCGTGGATGATGAATGCGGCTTGCTGGTTGAATATCTTGATGTTGACGGATTGTACAACGCGATGAAAACCATATACGCCCACCCCGAAAAAAGAAGGCAATTTGTACAAAACGGCAAAGAGAGAATTATAAAAGAATTTAACGAAGATGTCGTTGTTAAAAGAATACATGATAAGTATCAGGAGATATTAGGTAACCAAAGGCTTAAAACGGTCTAA
- a CDS encoding NAD-dependent epimerase/dehydratase family protein, giving the protein MKEYILVTGCNGFIGRAIVSRLLACSRTILGISIEQDSSVKDAGFTYQQADITNHEAVHELFLKYNITAVVHLAAIAQIKEDNARTWEQYYKVNYLASCNLFEWAAKFGAKVIFSSTVDVYGQNDKAVLSEEDICMPISNYAKSKHMAEIALTQIADTHSMDYVIFRFAPVYSEELMNNVYKRIYIKKYSLAYVIGKGGQEFHFCSLNNAVNAVAVWLDMPQPVTGVVNICDQNKIAASKIITNEKAMGRARYVVHVPRALLVIMHYIVRRALAFIRKLSFLHNIFRKLLKPSSYSNVKYISTMGYSAWDMNNAMYFCKGGLINEKN; this is encoded by the coding sequence ATGAAGGAATATATACTTGTGACAGGTTGCAACGGGTTTATTGGGAGAGCTATAGTCAGCCGGTTATTAGCTTGTTCCCGCACCATACTTGGTATTTCCATAGAGCAGGACAGTTCCGTTAAGGACGCCGGTTTTACATATCAACAGGCAGATATTACAAATCATGAGGCTGTCCATGAATTGTTCTTAAAATATAATATTACGGCCGTTGTCCACCTGGCGGCTATAGCCCAGATAAAGGAAGATAACGCCCGTACCTGGGAGCAGTATTATAAAGTGAATTACCTTGCAAGCTGCAATCTTTTTGAATGGGCGGCAAAATTTGGCGCGAAGGTGATATTTTCCAGCACAGTCGACGTATACGGCCAAAATGATAAAGCTGTTTTGAGCGAGGAAGATATCTGCATGCCCATCAGTAATTACGCAAAATCAAAACATATGGCCGAGATTGCCCTGACCCAAATCGCCGATACTCATAGTATGGATTATGTTATATTTCGTTTTGCGCCGGTGTATAGCGAGGAACTAATGAATAATGTTTATAAGCGGATATATATAAAGAAGTATAGTCTGGCCTATGTTATTGGCAAAGGCGGCCAGGAATTTCACTTCTGCTCTTTAAACAATGCGGTTAATGCTGTAGCGGTGTGGTTGGATATGCCACAGCCGGTAACGGGTGTTGTTAACATATGTGATCAGAATAAGATTGCCGCAAGTAAAATAATTACCAATGAAAAGGCTATGGGAAGAGCAAGATATGTTGTACATGTACCTAGAGCATTACTGGTGATTATGCATTATATTGTAAGAAGGGCCCTTGCATTTATAAGGAAACTCTCCTTCCTGCACAACATATTCCGTAAGCTTTTAAAACCAAGCAGTTATTCGAATGTTAAATACATTAGTACCATGGGCTATTCTGCCTGGGATATGAATAATGCAATGTATTTTTGCAAGGGGGGTCTTATTAATGAAAAAAACTAA
- a CDS encoding polysaccharide deacetylase family protein gives MKNFLLTLDLEEWRHLDYLKPYADKMGHGRNYIRAVIPFTENVAARGIRMTVFVVGEIAGEHRNIIRQLSQQGHEIACHSHTHGVIHEMTDTKFRQETLQAKQILEDIVAKPVVGYRAPFFSMDNHKLAILWDCGFQYDASFIRLKGPKPDNVLDMSGYRQIESLVFEKDGCVEFEIPTLDIMGKTIPISSCGYFRLFPPPIMEYLMKKYYRHEDNFIFYVHPFELTDEPLDGLKVAGWKNAFRFQTGRKGNSKRLLKFLSAMQDRGFGFRSCSELLPKRES, from the coding sequence ATGAAGAACTTTCTGTTGACGCTCGACCTTGAAGAATGGCGCCACCTTGATTACCTTAAGCCATACGCCGATAAAATGGGTCATGGCCGGAATTACATAAGAGCGGTAATTCCGTTTACCGAAAATGTGGCCGCCAGAGGTATTAGAATGACGGTGTTCGTGGTGGGGGAAATCGCCGGCGAACACAGGAATATTATCCGGCAACTTTCCCAGCAGGGCCATGAAATTGCCTGCCATAGTCACACCCACGGTGTCATTCATGAAATGACGGATACAAAGTTTCGCCAGGAAACTTTGCAGGCCAAGCAAATCTTAGAGGATATCGTTGCGAAACCAGTGGTGGGCTATCGGGCGCCTTTTTTTTCCATGGATAACCATAAACTTGCAATCCTATGGGATTGTGGATTCCAATATGATGCCAGTTTTATCCGACTTAAGGGGCCGAAACCCGATAATGTCCTGGATATGTCAGGGTATAGGCAAATTGAAAGTTTGGTCTTTGAGAAGGATGGATGCGTTGAATTTGAGATTCCGACCTTAGATATAATGGGTAAAACAATACCTATTTCAAGTTGCGGGTACTTCAGGCTTTTTCCTCCCCCAATTATGGAATATTTAATGAAAAAATACTATAGACACGAGGATAACTTTATATTTTATGTGCATCCCTTTGAACTAACAGATGAGCCCTTGGACGGTCTTAAGGTTGCCGGTTGGAAGAATGCATTCAGGTTTCAGACGGGAAGGAAAGGAAATAGTAAAAGACTATTAAAATTTCTAAGCGCTATGCAGGATAGAGGATTTGGGTTCCGTTCCTGTTCTGAATTATTACCGAAGCGTGAATCGTAA
- a CDS encoding sugar transferase has protein sequence MKVYPAIKRILDFILSLMAMVLLWPVFLLIAVLIKINSKGPVFFKQRRIGKNKGEFYILKFRTMRTDTPQDMPTHMLQNPDVFITSVGKFLRKSSLDELPQIINILRGEMSIIGPRPALWNQYDLIAERDKYGVNDIYPGLTGWAQVNGRDELPIDVKAKLDGEYVERMSLVFDVKIFFKTIFSVLKREGIVEGSKGSPGSQTYPYLKSDKRKISW, from the coding sequence ATGAAAGTTTATCCTGCTATTAAACGAATTTTGGATTTTATTTTATCTCTGATGGCTATGGTACTGTTGTGGCCGGTATTTTTGCTTATAGCGGTACTTATCAAAATAAATTCCAAAGGACCTGTATTCTTTAAGCAGAGGCGTATCGGCAAGAATAAGGGCGAATTTTACATATTAAAATTCCGGACCATGCGGACTGATACTCCCCAGGATATGCCTACCCATATGCTGCAAAACCCTGATGTATTTATAACCAGCGTTGGTAAATTTCTTAGGAAGTCAAGTCTGGATGAGTTACCGCAGATTATAAATATACTCAGGGGCGAGATGAGCATTATAGGTCCGCGGCCCGCCCTTTGGAATCAGTATGATTTGATAGCGGAAAGAGACAAATACGGTGTAAATGATATATATCCCGGACTAACAGGCTGGGCGCAGGTTAACGGCAGGGATGAGCTGCCCATAGATGTCAAAGCCAAATTGGACGGCGAATATGTCGAAAGAATGAGCCTTGTTTTTGATGTAAAAATATTTTTCAAAACAATATTCAGTGTACTTAAAAGGGAAGGAATCGTGGAGGGATCCAAAGGAAGTCCCGGCAGTCAAACTTACCCGTATTTAAAGTCTGATAAAAGAAAAATAAGCTGGTAG
- a CDS encoding acetyltransferase, with product MSNLLIIGAGGHGKVVAEAAEFQGKWTKIAFLDDRTDITHVFNFGIFGKLNDYVNFVAEFEFAFVAIGDNEKRLLWIDKLLDTGYKIPAVIHPGAYVSKYGLIGEGTVVLPGAVVNTNSRIGKGCIININACIDHDCEIGNGVHISSGAVVRSMSTVGRLSYIGAGSCVKTGACLAERFILPDGKIAENQTIL from the coding sequence ATGAGTAATTTGCTTATTATCGGCGCCGGCGGACATGGCAAAGTTGTCGCTGAAGCTGCTGAGTTCCAAGGCAAGTGGACAAAAATCGCTTTTCTTGATGACAGGACAGATATTACCCATGTTTTTAACTTTGGTATTTTCGGAAAATTAAATGACTATGTTAACTTTGTTGCCGAATTTGAATTTGCTTTCGTTGCAATCGGCGATAATGAAAAAAGACTGCTTTGGATAGATAAACTTTTGGATACCGGTTATAAAATTCCTGCCGTTATTCATCCCGGAGCATATGTGAGCAAGTACGGCTTGATTGGCGAAGGCACAGTCGTGCTCCCCGGGGCGGTGGTTAACACAAACAGCCGCATCGGTAAAGGTTGCATTATTAATATAAATGCTTGTATCGACCATGATTGTGAAATAGGCAACGGTGTCCATATTTCATCAGGCGCGGTTGTAAGGAGCATGTCGACAGTGGGCAGGCTGTCTTATATAGGCGCCGGTTCCTGCGTAAAAACAGGGGCGTGTTTGGCCGAGAGATTTATTCTGCCGGACGGCAAGATCGCGGAAAACCAGACGATCCTCTGA